A genomic segment from Solea senegalensis isolate Sse05_10M unplaced genomic scaffold, IFAPA_SoseM_1 scf7180000016112, whole genome shotgun sequence encodes:
- the LOC122762822 gene encoding sodium/calcium exchanger 1-like isoform X7 has protein sequence MIQARTSTCQLLLFVTIIWIEVQNPVAAGGSEVTLRSNSTVSNHTKCGGSTECKEGVILRVWKPDNPAFPDRLARASIYFVGLVYMFVGVSIIADRFMASIEVITSQERQITIKKPNGEKITTTVRIWNETVSNLTLMALGSSAPEILLSVVEVCGHNFEAGELGPNTIVGSAAFNMFVIIGLCVSVIPEGQTRKVKHLRVFFVTAAWSIFAYTWLYIILAVSSPGVVEIWEGLLTLSFFPICVVFAYVADRRLLFYKYMYKRYRAGRRRGMIIETEGEPELPQKVDLEMDGKILSSCREVFVDSQVGLDVKDLDEEEARREVSRILKELKLKHPEKELEQLMELANYQVLSQQQKSRAFYRCQATRIMTGAGNILKKHNSDQAKRDAQHEFSSEVSVNDFSSKVFFDPGTYQCLENCGSVALNVVRRGGDLTKTVLVDYRTEDSTANAGSDYRFTEGTVMFQPGETEKEIRVDIIDDDIFEEDEHFLVHLSNVRVISGSAGSEGHEDNPVDALAGLGLPCTASVTIYDDDHAGIFTFEEPLVTVSESVGVMAVKVVRASGARGVVVVPYKTMEGTAKGGGEDFEDTYGVLEFQNDEILKLISVRITDHEKYDKHVSFYMELQEPRRTAVLLQEVGGFTKTNKQLFGRDIYRKVQGRECSAHSAIINITEEGSKVGVTKKEEEERRIAELGRPTLGEHMKLEVVIEESYEFKNIVDKLIKKTNLALLIGTNSWREQFVNAITVSSGDDEDDDGKDKLPSCFDYVMHFITIFWKLLFALVPPTDVWNGWACFVVSISVIGILTAFIGDLASHFGCTIGLKDSVTAVVFVALGTSVPDTFASKVAAIQDQYADASIGNVTGSNAVNVFLGIGVAWSIAAIYHFFKGQKFRVDPGTLAFSVTLFTIFAFICVAVLVYRRRPDIGGELGGPRVPKILTTCLFFSLWLMYIIFSSLEANCHIQGF, from the exons ATGATCCAAGCCAGGACCTCGACCTGTCAGCTGCTTCTCTTTGTGACCATCATCTGGATAGAGGTCCAGAATCCTGTGGCAGCAGGAGGGTCTGAGGTGACCTTGAGGTCCAACAGCACCGTCAGCAACCACACAAAATGCGGTGGCAGCACTGAATGCAAAGAGGGCGTGATTCTACGGGTGTGGAAGCCAGACAACCCAGCATTCCCTGACCGTCTCGCCAGAGccagtatttattttgttgggTTGGTGTACATGTTTGTAGGCGTGTCCATCATTGCTGACCGCTTCATGGCGTCCATTGAGGTCATCACCTCCCAAGAAAGGCAGATCACCATCAAGAAACCAAATGGTGAGAAGATCACTACAACGGTACGTATCTGGAATGAGACTGTGTCCAACCTGACCCTGATGGCACTCGGTTCCTCTGCCCCAGAAATTCTCCTGTCAGTGGTGGAGGTCTGTGGTCACAACTTTGAGGCTGGTGAACTGGGCCCCAACACCATTGTAGGAAGTGCTGCTTTTAACATGTTTGTCATCATTGGTCTTTGTGTGTCCGTCATTCCTGAAGGACAGACTAGAAAGGTGAAGCACCTGCGTGTATTCTTCGTCACCGCTGCCTGGAGCATCTTTGCGTACACTTGGCTTTACATAATCCTCGCTGTCTCCTCCCCAGGTGTTGTTGAAATATGGGAGGGGCTActcactctctccttctttccaATCTGCGTTGTCTTTGCTTATGTCGCCGACCGCAGACTTCTCTTTTACAAGTACATGTACAAACGTTACAGAGCAGGAAGACGAAGGGGAATGATCATCGAAACCGAGGGAGAACCAGAGCTCCCCCAGAAGGTCGACTTGGAGATGGATGGCAAAATTCTCAGCTCCTGCAGAGAGGTATTTGTGGACAGTCAGGTGGGACTTGATGTGAAGGatctggatgaggaggaggctcGCAGAGAGGTTTCCAGGATCCTGAAGGAGCTGAAGCTTAAACATCCAGAAAAGGAGCTGGAGCAGCTGATGGAGCTTGCCAATTATCAGGTTTTATCCCAGCAACAAAAGAGTCGTGCATTCTACCGCTGCCAGGCAACCAGGATCATGACTGGAGCAGGCAACATCCTGAAGAAGCACAACTCTGACCAGGCCAAGAGAGATGCTCAGCACGAATTCTCCTCTGAGGTTTCAGTGAACGACTTCTCCTCCAAGGTTTTCTTTGACCCGGGTACATACCAATGTTTAGAGAACTGTGGCAGTGTGGCGCTGAATGTTGTGCGTCGTGGTGGAGACCTAACAAAGACAGTCTTAGTGGACTACCGGACGGAGGACAGCACTGCCAACGCTGGCTCAGACTATCGGTTCACTGAGGGAACTGTCATGTTCCAGCCGGGTGAGACTGAAAAAGAAATACGTGTTGATATCAttgatgatgacatttttgaggAAGACGAACATTTCCTGGTTCACCTCAGCAACGTGAGGGTCATATCAGGGAGTGCTGGCTCAGAAGGCCACGAGGACAACCCCGTGGACGCCCTTGCAGGGTTAGGTCTGCCGTGCACAGCCAGTGTCACCATCTATGATGATGACCATGCGGGGATCTTCACATTTGAGGAGCCGTTGGTGACTGTGAGCGAGAGTGTTGGAGTGATGGCGGTGAAGGTGGTTCGGGCCTCGGGAGCTCGGGGCGTGGTGGTGGTTCCATATAAAACTATGGAGGGGACAGCGAAAGGCGGCGGCGAGGACTTTGAAGACACATACGGAGTCCTAGAGTTTCAGAACGACGAGATCTT GAAGTTGATCAGTGTTAGAATTACTGACCACGAGAAGTACGATAAACACGTCAGCTTCTACATGGAGCTGCAGGAGCCCAGACGGACAg CCGTGTTACTTCAGGAAGTCG GTGGATTCACAAAAACAA aCAAACAGCTGTTTG GTAGAGACATCTATAGGAAGGTTCAGGGAAGAGAATGCTCTGCCCACTCTGCCATTATCAACATCACAG AAGAGGGGAGCAAGGTGGGTGTGacaaagaaggaggaggaggagcgacgTATCGCTGAGCTGGGTCGACCCACGCtgggtgaacacatgaaactgGAGGTCGTAATTGAGGAGTCGTACGAGTTCAAG AATATCGTGGACAAACTGATCAAAAAAACCAACCTGGCTCTGTTGATCGGGACAAACAGCTGGAGGGAGCAGTTTGTTAATGCCATCACCGTCAGCTCTG gtgatgatgaagatgacgatgGCAAGGACAAGCTTCCATCCTGTTTTGACTATGTCATGCACTTCATCACCATCTTCTGGAAGCTTCTGTTTGCCTTGGTCCCACCCACAGATGTGTGGAACGGGTGGGCGTGTTTTGTGGTGTCCATCTCTGTCATCGGGATCCTGACCGCCTTCATCGGGGACCTGGCATCACACTTCGGCTGCACCATTGGCCTCAAAGACTCGGTCACTGCTGTGGTGTTTGTGGCTCTGGGCACTTCAGTACCAG acacgTTTGCCAGTAAAGTTGCAGCTATCCAGGATCAATATGCTGATGCCTCCATTGGAAACGTGACAGGAAGTAATGCTGTCAACGTCTTCCTGGGTATCGGTGTGGCGTGGTCCATCGCCGCCATCTACCACTTCTTCAAAGGCCAGAAGTTCAGGGTGGACCCGGGAACGCTGGCCTTCTCCGTCACACTCTTCACCATCTTCGCCTTCATCTGCGTCGCCGTCCTCGTCTACCGGCGCCGGCCGGACATCGGTGGGGAGCTTGGTGGACCTCGTGTCCCCAAGATTCTGACCACCTGCTTGTTCTTCAGCCTGTGGCTGATGTACATCATCTTCTCCTCACTGGAAGCCAACTGCCACATCCAGGGCTTCTGA
- the LOC122762822 gene encoding sodium/calcium exchanger 1-like isoform X1, which yields MIQARTSTCQLLLFVTIIWIEVQNPVAAGGSEVTLRSNSTVSNHTKCGGSTECKEGVILRVWKPDNPAFPDRLARASIYFVGLVYMFVGVSIIADRFMASIEVITSQERQITIKKPNGEKITTTVRIWNETVSNLTLMALGSSAPEILLSVVEVCGHNFEAGELGPNTIVGSAAFNMFVIIGLCVSVIPEGQTRKVKHLRVFFVTAAWSIFAYTWLYIILAVSSPGVVEIWEGLLTLSFFPICVVFAYVADRRLLFYKYMYKRYRAGRRRGMIIETEGEPELPQKVDLEMDGKILSSCREVFVDSQVGLDVKDLDEEEARREVSRILKELKLKHPEKELEQLMELANYQVLSQQQKSRAFYRCQATRIMTGAGNILKKHNSDQAKRDAQHEFSSEVSVNDFSSKVFFDPGTYQCLENCGSVALNVVRRGGDLTKTVLVDYRTEDSTANAGSDYRFTEGTVMFQPGETEKEIRVDIIDDDIFEEDEHFLVHLSNVRVISGSAGSEGHEDNPVDALAGLGLPCTASVTIYDDDHAGIFTFEEPLVTVSESVGVMAVKVVRASGARGVVVVPYKTMEGTAKGGGEDFEDTYGVLEFQNDEILCFFSPSVLSSSKTILINIIDDEEYEKNKKFFLEIGEPQLLEMSERKAVLLQEVGGFTKTNKQLFGRDIYRKVQGRECSAHSAIINITEEGSKVGVTKKEEEERRIAELGRPTLGEHMKLEVVIEESYEFKNIVDKLIKKTNLALLIGTNSWREQFVNAITVSSGDDEDDDGKDKLPSCFDYVMHFITIFWKLLFALVPPTDVWNGWACFVVSISVIGILTAFIGDLASHFGCTIGLKDSVTAVVFVALGTSVPDTFASKVAAIQDQYADASIGNVTGSNAVNVFLGIGVAWSIAAIYHFFKGQKFRVDPGTLAFSVTLFTIFAFICVAVLVYRRRPDIGGELGGPRVPKILTTCLFFSLWLMYIIFSSLEANCHIQGF from the exons ATGATCCAAGCCAGGACCTCGACCTGTCAGCTGCTTCTCTTTGTGACCATCATCTGGATAGAGGTCCAGAATCCTGTGGCAGCAGGAGGGTCTGAGGTGACCTTGAGGTCCAACAGCACCGTCAGCAACCACACAAAATGCGGTGGCAGCACTGAATGCAAAGAGGGCGTGATTCTACGGGTGTGGAAGCCAGACAACCCAGCATTCCCTGACCGTCTCGCCAGAGccagtatttattttgttgggTTGGTGTACATGTTTGTAGGCGTGTCCATCATTGCTGACCGCTTCATGGCGTCCATTGAGGTCATCACCTCCCAAGAAAGGCAGATCACCATCAAGAAACCAAATGGTGAGAAGATCACTACAACGGTACGTATCTGGAATGAGACTGTGTCCAACCTGACCCTGATGGCACTCGGTTCCTCTGCCCCAGAAATTCTCCTGTCAGTGGTGGAGGTCTGTGGTCACAACTTTGAGGCTGGTGAACTGGGCCCCAACACCATTGTAGGAAGTGCTGCTTTTAACATGTTTGTCATCATTGGTCTTTGTGTGTCCGTCATTCCTGAAGGACAGACTAGAAAGGTGAAGCACCTGCGTGTATTCTTCGTCACCGCTGCCTGGAGCATCTTTGCGTACACTTGGCTTTACATAATCCTCGCTGTCTCCTCCCCAGGTGTTGTTGAAATATGGGAGGGGCTActcactctctccttctttccaATCTGCGTTGTCTTTGCTTATGTCGCCGACCGCAGACTTCTCTTTTACAAGTACATGTACAAACGTTACAGAGCAGGAAGACGAAGGGGAATGATCATCGAAACCGAGGGAGAACCAGAGCTCCCCCAGAAGGTCGACTTGGAGATGGATGGCAAAATTCTCAGCTCCTGCAGAGAGGTATTTGTGGACAGTCAGGTGGGACTTGATGTGAAGGatctggatgaggaggaggctcGCAGAGAGGTTTCCAGGATCCTGAAGGAGCTGAAGCTTAAACATCCAGAAAAGGAGCTGGAGCAGCTGATGGAGCTTGCCAATTATCAGGTTTTATCCCAGCAACAAAAGAGTCGTGCATTCTACCGCTGCCAGGCAACCAGGATCATGACTGGAGCAGGCAACATCCTGAAGAAGCACAACTCTGACCAGGCCAAGAGAGATGCTCAGCACGAATTCTCCTCTGAGGTTTCAGTGAACGACTTCTCCTCCAAGGTTTTCTTTGACCCGGGTACATACCAATGTTTAGAGAACTGTGGCAGTGTGGCGCTGAATGTTGTGCGTCGTGGTGGAGACCTAACAAAGACAGTCTTAGTGGACTACCGGACGGAGGACAGCACTGCCAACGCTGGCTCAGACTATCGGTTCACTGAGGGAACTGTCATGTTCCAGCCGGGTGAGACTGAAAAAGAAATACGTGTTGATATCAttgatgatgacatttttgaggAAGACGAACATTTCCTGGTTCACCTCAGCAACGTGAGGGTCATATCAGGGAGTGCTGGCTCAGAAGGCCACGAGGACAACCCCGTGGACGCCCTTGCAGGGTTAGGTCTGCCGTGCACAGCCAGTGTCACCATCTATGATGATGACCATGCGGGGATCTTCACATTTGAGGAGCCGTTGGTGACTGTGAGCGAGAGTGTTGGAGTGATGGCGGTGAAGGTGGTTCGGGCCTCGGGAGCTCGGGGCGTGGTGGTGGTTCCATATAAAACTATGGAGGGGACAGCGAAAGGCGGCGGCGAGGACTTTGAAGACACATACGGAGTCCTAGAGTTTCAGAACGACGAGATCTT ATGcttcttttctccctctgttcTTTCTTCCAGTAAAACTATTCTGATCAATATAATTGATGATGAAGAAtatgagaaaaacaagaagttCTTCCTTGAGATTGGAGAACCTCAGCTGCTGGAGATGAGTGAGAGGAAAG CCGTGTTACTTCAGGAAGTCG GTGGATTCACAAAAACAA aCAAACAGCTGTTTG GTAGAGACATCTATAGGAAGGTTCAGGGAAGAGAATGCTCTGCCCACTCTGCCATTATCAACATCACAG AAGAGGGGAGCAAGGTGGGTGTGacaaagaaggaggaggaggagcgacgTATCGCTGAGCTGGGTCGACCCACGCtgggtgaacacatgaaactgGAGGTCGTAATTGAGGAGTCGTACGAGTTCAAG AATATCGTGGACAAACTGATCAAAAAAACCAACCTGGCTCTGTTGATCGGGACAAACAGCTGGAGGGAGCAGTTTGTTAATGCCATCACCGTCAGCTCTG gtgatgatgaagatgacgatgGCAAGGACAAGCTTCCATCCTGTTTTGACTATGTCATGCACTTCATCACCATCTTCTGGAAGCTTCTGTTTGCCTTGGTCCCACCCACAGATGTGTGGAACGGGTGGGCGTGTTTTGTGGTGTCCATCTCTGTCATCGGGATCCTGACCGCCTTCATCGGGGACCTGGCATCACACTTCGGCTGCACCATTGGCCTCAAAGACTCGGTCACTGCTGTGGTGTTTGTGGCTCTGGGCACTTCAGTACCAG acacgTTTGCCAGTAAAGTTGCAGCTATCCAGGATCAATATGCTGATGCCTCCATTGGAAACGTGACAGGAAGTAATGCTGTCAACGTCTTCCTGGGTATCGGTGTGGCGTGGTCCATCGCCGCCATCTACCACTTCTTCAAAGGCCAGAAGTTCAGGGTGGACCCGGGAACGCTGGCCTTCTCCGTCACACTCTTCACCATCTTCGCCTTCATCTGCGTCGCCGTCCTCGTCTACCGGCGCCGGCCGGACATCGGTGGGGAGCTTGGTGGACCTCGTGTCCCCAAGATTCTGACCACCTGCTTGTTCTTCAGCCTGTGGCTGATGTACATCATCTTCTCCTCACTGGAAGCCAACTGCCACATCCAGGGCTTCTGA
- the LOC122762822 gene encoding sodium/calcium exchanger 1-like isoform X2: MIQARTSTCQLLLFVTIIWIEVQNPVAAGGSEVTLRSNSTVSNHTKCGGSTECKEGVILRVWKPDNPAFPDRLARASIYFVGLVYMFVGVSIIADRFMASIEVITSQERQITIKKPNGEKITTTVRIWNETVSNLTLMALGSSAPEILLSVVEVCGHNFEAGELGPNTIVGSAAFNMFVIIGLCVSVIPEGQTRKVKHLRVFFVTAAWSIFAYTWLYIILAVSSPGVVEIWEGLLTLSFFPICVVFAYVADRRLLFYKYMYKRYRAGRRRGMIIETEGEPELPQKVDLEMDGKILSSCREVFVDSQVGLDVKDLDEEEARREVSRILKELKLKHPEKELEQLMELANYQVLSQQQKSRAFYRCQATRIMTGAGNILKKHNSDQAKRDAQHEFSSEVSVNDFSSKVFFDPGTYQCLENCGSVALNVVRRGGDLTKTVLVDYRTEDSTANAGSDYRFTEGTVMFQPGETEKEIRVDIIDDDIFEEDEHFLVHLSNVRVISGSAGSEGHEDNPVDALAGLGLPCTASVTIYDDDHAGIFTFEEPLVTVSESVGVMAVKVVRASGARGVVVVPYKTMEGTAKGGGEDFEDTYGVLEFQNDEILCFFSPSVLSSSKTILINIIDDEEYEKNKKFFLEIGEPQLLEMSERKAVLLQEVGGFTKTNKQLFGRDIYRKVQGRECSAHSAIINITEGSKVGVTKKEEEERRIAELGRPTLGEHMKLEVVIEESYEFKNIVDKLIKKTNLALLIGTNSWREQFVNAITVSSGDDEDDDGKDKLPSCFDYVMHFITIFWKLLFALVPPTDVWNGWACFVVSISVIGILTAFIGDLASHFGCTIGLKDSVTAVVFVALGTSVPDTFASKVAAIQDQYADASIGNVTGSNAVNVFLGIGVAWSIAAIYHFFKGQKFRVDPGTLAFSVTLFTIFAFICVAVLVYRRRPDIGGELGGPRVPKILTTCLFFSLWLMYIIFSSLEANCHIQGF, translated from the exons ATGATCCAAGCCAGGACCTCGACCTGTCAGCTGCTTCTCTTTGTGACCATCATCTGGATAGAGGTCCAGAATCCTGTGGCAGCAGGAGGGTCTGAGGTGACCTTGAGGTCCAACAGCACCGTCAGCAACCACACAAAATGCGGTGGCAGCACTGAATGCAAAGAGGGCGTGATTCTACGGGTGTGGAAGCCAGACAACCCAGCATTCCCTGACCGTCTCGCCAGAGccagtatttattttgttgggTTGGTGTACATGTTTGTAGGCGTGTCCATCATTGCTGACCGCTTCATGGCGTCCATTGAGGTCATCACCTCCCAAGAAAGGCAGATCACCATCAAGAAACCAAATGGTGAGAAGATCACTACAACGGTACGTATCTGGAATGAGACTGTGTCCAACCTGACCCTGATGGCACTCGGTTCCTCTGCCCCAGAAATTCTCCTGTCAGTGGTGGAGGTCTGTGGTCACAACTTTGAGGCTGGTGAACTGGGCCCCAACACCATTGTAGGAAGTGCTGCTTTTAACATGTTTGTCATCATTGGTCTTTGTGTGTCCGTCATTCCTGAAGGACAGACTAGAAAGGTGAAGCACCTGCGTGTATTCTTCGTCACCGCTGCCTGGAGCATCTTTGCGTACACTTGGCTTTACATAATCCTCGCTGTCTCCTCCCCAGGTGTTGTTGAAATATGGGAGGGGCTActcactctctccttctttccaATCTGCGTTGTCTTTGCTTATGTCGCCGACCGCAGACTTCTCTTTTACAAGTACATGTACAAACGTTACAGAGCAGGAAGACGAAGGGGAATGATCATCGAAACCGAGGGAGAACCAGAGCTCCCCCAGAAGGTCGACTTGGAGATGGATGGCAAAATTCTCAGCTCCTGCAGAGAGGTATTTGTGGACAGTCAGGTGGGACTTGATGTGAAGGatctggatgaggaggaggctcGCAGAGAGGTTTCCAGGATCCTGAAGGAGCTGAAGCTTAAACATCCAGAAAAGGAGCTGGAGCAGCTGATGGAGCTTGCCAATTATCAGGTTTTATCCCAGCAACAAAAGAGTCGTGCATTCTACCGCTGCCAGGCAACCAGGATCATGACTGGAGCAGGCAACATCCTGAAGAAGCACAACTCTGACCAGGCCAAGAGAGATGCTCAGCACGAATTCTCCTCTGAGGTTTCAGTGAACGACTTCTCCTCCAAGGTTTTCTTTGACCCGGGTACATACCAATGTTTAGAGAACTGTGGCAGTGTGGCGCTGAATGTTGTGCGTCGTGGTGGAGACCTAACAAAGACAGTCTTAGTGGACTACCGGACGGAGGACAGCACTGCCAACGCTGGCTCAGACTATCGGTTCACTGAGGGAACTGTCATGTTCCAGCCGGGTGAGACTGAAAAAGAAATACGTGTTGATATCAttgatgatgacatttttgaggAAGACGAACATTTCCTGGTTCACCTCAGCAACGTGAGGGTCATATCAGGGAGTGCTGGCTCAGAAGGCCACGAGGACAACCCCGTGGACGCCCTTGCAGGGTTAGGTCTGCCGTGCACAGCCAGTGTCACCATCTATGATGATGACCATGCGGGGATCTTCACATTTGAGGAGCCGTTGGTGACTGTGAGCGAGAGTGTTGGAGTGATGGCGGTGAAGGTGGTTCGGGCCTCGGGAGCTCGGGGCGTGGTGGTGGTTCCATATAAAACTATGGAGGGGACAGCGAAAGGCGGCGGCGAGGACTTTGAAGACACATACGGAGTCCTAGAGTTTCAGAACGACGAGATCTT ATGcttcttttctccctctgttcTTTCTTCCAGTAAAACTATTCTGATCAATATAATTGATGATGAAGAAtatgagaaaaacaagaagttCTTCCTTGAGATTGGAGAACCTCAGCTGCTGGAGATGAGTGAGAGGAAAG CCGTGTTACTTCAGGAAGTCG GTGGATTCACAAAAACAA aCAAACAGCTGTTTG GTAGAGACATCTATAGGAAGGTTCAGGGAAGAGAATGCTCTGCCCACTCTGCCATTATCAACATCACAG AGGGGAGCAAGGTGGGTGTGacaaagaaggaggaggaggagcgacgTATCGCTGAGCTGGGTCGACCCACGCtgggtgaacacatgaaactgGAGGTCGTAATTGAGGAGTCGTACGAGTTCAAG AATATCGTGGACAAACTGATCAAAAAAACCAACCTGGCTCTGTTGATCGGGACAAACAGCTGGAGGGAGCAGTTTGTTAATGCCATCACCGTCAGCTCTG gtgatgatgaagatgacgatgGCAAGGACAAGCTTCCATCCTGTTTTGACTATGTCATGCACTTCATCACCATCTTCTGGAAGCTTCTGTTTGCCTTGGTCCCACCCACAGATGTGTGGAACGGGTGGGCGTGTTTTGTGGTGTCCATCTCTGTCATCGGGATCCTGACCGCCTTCATCGGGGACCTGGCATCACACTTCGGCTGCACCATTGGCCTCAAAGACTCGGTCACTGCTGTGGTGTTTGTGGCTCTGGGCACTTCAGTACCAG acacgTTTGCCAGTAAAGTTGCAGCTATCCAGGATCAATATGCTGATGCCTCCATTGGAAACGTGACAGGAAGTAATGCTGTCAACGTCTTCCTGGGTATCGGTGTGGCGTGGTCCATCGCCGCCATCTACCACTTCTTCAAAGGCCAGAAGTTCAGGGTGGACCCGGGAACGCTGGCCTTCTCCGTCACACTCTTCACCATCTTCGCCTTCATCTGCGTCGCCGTCCTCGTCTACCGGCGCCGGCCGGACATCGGTGGGGAGCTTGGTGGACCTCGTGTCCCCAAGATTCTGACCACCTGCTTGTTCTTCAGCCTGTGGCTGATGTACATCATCTTCTCCTCACTGGAAGCCAACTGCCACATCCAGGGCTTCTGA